GATAGGAGGTGCAGCTGCTAATTAAAATAAGCGTAGTTGTCAGCTTTATCATTTTTACCTGTTGCTGGTATGCTTTGGATGAAGCTTTGTAAAAATTAAAGAGAAATACAACTACTACCAGCATTCCAGGGATACCTACTGTATTAAGTAATTGCAGAAATTCATTAAAAATAATGTAGCTCTCCCCTGAGCTTGCAATAGTTTGTGGTGATGAAGATCCATGTTCCAGAAAGTATTGTGCCTGCCATTGAGGATAGTACCAGGTAAATCGACCAACCCCGGTACCTGTCCACAAGTGCTCATATATATGAGCGCTTGCAATCTGCCACTTCATGACCCTTCCGTAGGCGGAAGCTGCCTTTAACATAAAAATGTAATAGCAGCCGGCTGATATTAATATTGTTAGAAATGAAAGAAGCAGACATTTTGATAGCCACGACAGTTTCTTGAAACAGACGTTTATAACAGGTGCATATCTTCCGGATATAATGATGGTTCCCAGTGCTGTCAGCAACAGCAATGCTGTCCTGCTTTTGCTGAGCGCTACCAATATACCTGCTGTAATTGCCAGGATGATATATAATGAGTATACTGATATTTTAATTATCTTTTGATCCTTATATTTTTCCAGCAAACGTTGTCGTAGCAACCAGTCCATTATTGGTAAATGAACGACCAGGTATATCGCATAGACGCCTGAATTTTGCAATGTTCCGGTTAACCACAAGCCGTCTGAAAAATTGACTTCTTCCATATTCAGCTGATATAACTGCCATAGGCCTTTGCCTAACTGGAATAGGAACATCCCGGCAAATAGGAGTATAACCAGGTTAAATATACCTGGTCCGGCTTTCTCAAGTAAAAAATATAGGAGAAAGAGGGTTGTGATAACGGAAAAATACTCATTGGCAAAGGAGTAATACGTACTGAATAGCAGCAGGCATGATAATACAGAGATTATTATCAGTAAAAACATGTTGGGGTAAAAGCCTGTACCAATCCTGAAATACCAGCCTGCGAGCATGATTAAAACCAGTGGATATATAGTATACAGGTAATAATGGTCCGTAATATAGAGTTCAAAGTTAAAGGAGAAGCAATAACGGATAGTAAAGAAGAGTATTGCTAATGTCCATGAAATAACAATGACACTGTTATTTAGTAGTTGAGCCCATTTACTGACTGATTCTTTTCCTGGAATTGATAACGTCATTAATGATTTTCCTTTTTCCCTTTGATTTAATTGCCGAGCTGTGAAAGTTTGTTTAATATGAACGTGCTAATGTAGGTGCTTTCACGGCAGGTGAACTTCCGGGAATTACCAGGAATATGACATGTAGGGGAATCTTGGAATAGGATTAATTATTGCTTTTTTGCGGGTTTTTCTTCCGGGAGCAGGTAGGGGTATAGTGGCTTAGAGGATTTTCCTGGGATGTTGTCCATCTGGCGTAAGCCATTTTTCATATACCAGCCGGGTGGCCGTAT
This window of the Chitinophaga sp. Cy-1792 genome carries:
- a CDS encoding O-antigen ligase, giving the protein MTLSIPGKESVSKWAQLLNNSVIVISWTLAILFFTIRYCFSFNFELYITDHYYLYTIYPLVLIMLAGWYFRIGTGFYPNMFLLIIISVLSCLLLFSTYYSFANEYFSVITTLFLLYFLLEKAGPGIFNLVILLFAGMFLFQLGKGLWQLYQLNMEEVNFSDGLWLTGTLQNSGVYAIYLVVHLPIMDWLLRQRLLEKYKDQKIIKISVYSLYIILAITAGILVALSKSRTALLLLTALGTIIISGRYAPVINVCFKKLSWLSKCLLLSFLTILISAGCYYIFMLKAASAYGRVMKWQIASAHIYEHLWTGTGVGRFTWYYPQWQAQYFLEHGSSSPQTIASSGESYIIFNEFLQLLNTVGIPGMLVVVVFLFNFYKASSKAYQQQVKMIKLTTTLILISSCTSYPFHVNVFMLLLALCFAFVFSVSEKRTPLPNFKKLTSTALSYLLLTIAFLLLLFTTGSALYTMHAKYQWDKLKYLSPSPALTAEYEKLQRELPADGKLLTCYGENLLLDSATNSKAVIVLESARKYFISKRTIEKLGQAYYNTGQYDKALEVYQWLGYYLPSRFIPKYKEMNLLLQMKDTLNCRKVARYITEMPVKVPSAEVDSIKSAAARILQP